One part of the Stegostoma tigrinum isolate sSteTig4 chromosome 14, sSteTig4.hap1, whole genome shotgun sequence genome encodes these proteins:
- the LOC125457503 gene encoding nicotinamide/nicotinic acid mononucleotide adenylyltransferase 3 isoform X2, with translation MDWDEGLYKVIKGIISPVNDKYGKKGLVAAKHRVAMVQRALETSDWITQDPWESQQEQWVETVTVLRHHYNVLFHQYHTKNGTSAESSQVLKQADLSDAQPVVPSLKLLCGADVLKTFDNPNLWKDEHIEEIVQKFGLVCISRGDVDPQKFIYESDILFKYRHNIHVVREWMLNDLSATHIRRALRRGCSVKYLLPESVIDYIQQHNIYTAESELQNINEILQPLKAQHSMINVLND, from the exons GACTGTATAAAGTTATCAAGGGCATCATTTCCCCAGTTAATGACAAATATGGCAAAaaaggattggtggcagcaaagCACCGTGTTGCAATGGTTCAGCGTGCCCTGGAGACGTCAGACTGGATTACTCAGGACCCATGGGAGAGTCAGCAAGAACAATGGGTGGAGACTGTAACGGTACTGAG GCACCATTACAATGTGTTGTTTCACCAATATCACACGAAGAATGGAACGTCTGCAGAAAGCTCACAAGTTCTAAAACAGGCAGATTTGTCCGATGCTCAGCcag TTGTGCCAAGCCTAAAATTACTTTGTGGAGCGGATGTTTTGAAAACCTTTGACAATCCTAATCTGTGGAAGGATGAACACATTGAGGAAATAGTTCAGAAATTTGGTCTGGTTTGTATTAGCCGTGGAGATGTAGATCCACAGAAGTTTATTTATGAATCAGATATTCTCTTTAAATATCGGCACAATATCCATGTGGTGAGGGAATGGATGCTGAATGATTTAAGTGCCACTCACATACGACGTGCTTTACGTCGAGGATGCAGTGTGAAATACCTACTCCCAGAAAGTGTCATTGACTACATCCAACAACACAATATATATACTGCTGAAAGTGAACTGCAGAATATTAATGAGATTCTCCAACCATTAAAAGCTCAGCACAGCATGATAAATGTGTTAAATGATTAA
- the LOC125457503 gene encoding nicotinamide/nicotinic acid mononucleotide adenylyltransferase 3 isoform X3 — MVQRALETSDWITQDPWESQQEQWVETVTVLRHHYNVLFHQYHTKNGTSAESSQVLKQADLSDAQPVVPSLKLLCGADVLKTFDNPNLWKDEHIEEIVQKFGLVCISRGDVDPQKFIYESDILFKYRHNIHVVREWMLNDLSATHIRRALRRGCSVKYLLPESVIDYIQQHNIYTAESELQNINEILQPLKAQHSMINVLND, encoded by the exons ATGGTTCAGCGTGCCCTGGAGACGTCAGACTGGATTACTCAGGACCCATGGGAGAGTCAGCAAGAACAATGGGTGGAGACTGTAACGGTACTGAG GCACCATTACAATGTGTTGTTTCACCAATATCACACGAAGAATGGAACGTCTGCAGAAAGCTCACAAGTTCTAAAACAGGCAGATTTGTCCGATGCTCAGCcag TTGTGCCAAGCCTAAAATTACTTTGTGGAGCGGATGTTTTGAAAACCTTTGACAATCCTAATCTGTGGAAGGATGAACACATTGAGGAAATAGTTCAGAAATTTGGTCTGGTTTGTATTAGCCGTGGAGATGTAGATCCACAGAAGTTTATTTATGAATCAGATATTCTCTTTAAATATCGGCACAATATCCATGTGGTGAGGGAATGGATGCTGAATGATTTAAGTGCCACTCACATACGACGTGCTTTACGTCGAGGATGCAGTGTGAAATACCTACTCCCAGAAAGTGTCATTGACTACATCCAACAACACAATATATATACTGCTGAAAGTGAACTGCAGAATATTAATGAGATTCTCCAACCATTAAAAGCTCAGCACAGCATGATAAATGTGTTAAATGATTAA